A single region of the Procambarus clarkii isolate CNS0578487 chromosome 59, FALCON_Pclarkii_2.0, whole genome shotgun sequence genome encodes:
- the LOC123768106 gene encoding transcriptional adapter 2-alpha isoform X1, giving the protein MADAQASNDAAEEDATELQFPKGLGALLEAGMERGGLLDPIADPPIKCKHCYSVAKEPYIKCVQCEQLDNSLDVVICMPCFSKGAEFGMHKNDHSYMVVRTDFSLLDSCWQAKEEIMLINAINDCGIGNWQDVSYHIPGKSAEQCRAHYTKYYIENPHPELPQVIRTESTHSVIPQPVSYIGNVDDPPRPLPGTSVCRDMAGYNAARGDFDVEYDNMAEVDIQDLDFMLFEEDKKPSLGFELQVALLDIYRRRLGERYKRKKLIRDHGLIAMSKSTLSLGRYRPYLPQNFADALPRFLSVVGSMESDLLLEGLKCEAELKRQISDLMEYRSNGISKQTGIMTYETLKRKREANLKERRNLVVSENDGIDVKWNVLNKNIVNIDAAIVGASRRVSIPLNITGKPGYENLNDTEKQIASELRLVPEDFLRFKSAFIDECRKLDGLRLAQARTLIKIDVNKIRKIFDYLLSAGLIHTPKK; this is encoded by the coding sequence GTTTGGGTGCCTTGTTGGAAGCTGGTATGGAGAGGGGTGGGCTACTGGATCCAATTGCCGACCCTCCCATTAAATGCAAGCACTGTTATAGTGTTGCTAAGGAACCTTACATAAAGTGTGTGCAGTGTGAACAGTTGGACAACAGTTTAGATGTTGTTATATGCATGCCATGTTTTAGTAAAGGAGCAGAGTTTGGTATGCACAAAAATGATCATTCATACATGGTGGTCAGGACTGACTTTAGTCTTCTTGACTCGTGTTGGCAAGCTAAAGAGGAAattatgctgataaatgcaataaatgaCTGTGGTATTGGAAACTGGCAGGATGTGAGCTACCACATACCAGGCAAGTCTGCAGAACAATGCAGAGCTCATtacacaaaatattatatagaaaaTCCTCATCCAGAATTGCCACAAGTAATAAGAACAGAATCCACACACTCCGTCATTCCACAACCTGTTTCATACATAGGAAATGTAGATGATCCTCCCAGACCTCTCCCAGGAACATCTGTGTGTCGTGACATGGCTGGATATAATGCAGCTCGTGGAGACTTTGATGTTGAGTATGACAACATGGCTGAAGTAGATATACAAGATTTAGACTTCATGCTATTCGAAGAGGATAAAAAGCCTTCTCTAGGTTTTGAACTACAAGTTGCCCTGCTGGATATATACAGGAGGAGATTAGGAGAGAGGTATAAACGAAAGAAGCTCATCAGGGATCATGGTCTTATAGCAATGAGTAAATCGACTCTTTCTCTTGGTCGTTATCGACCATACTTGCCACAAAACTTTGCTGATGCTCTTCCAAGGTTTTTAAGTGTTGTTGGGTCAATGGAAAGTGACCTGCTTTTAGAGGGTTTGAAATGTGAAGCTGAATTAAAACGACAGATAAGTGACTTGATGGAGTACAGGTCTAATGGTATCTCAAAGCAAACAGGTATAATGACATATGAAACTTTGAAAAGAAAACGTGAGGCAAATCTTAAGGAAAGGCGAAATCTTGTAGTGTCAGAAAATGATGGAATAGATGTAAAGTGGAATGTTTTAAATAAAAATATTGTCAACATTGATGCAGCCATTGTGGGAGCTTCACGTAGAGTCAGCATACCACTAAACATCACTGGCAAACCAGGTTACGAGAACCTTAACGACACTGAGAAACAAATTGCTTCAGAGCTTCGCTTGGTGCCCGAAGATTTTCTGCGATTTAAATCTGCATTTATTGATGAGTGCCGGAAGTTAGATGGCTTAAGATTAGCACAGGCAAGAACACTAATTAAGATAGATGTaaataaaataagaaaaatatttgatTATTTACTGTCTGCTGGCCTCATCCATACtccaaaaaaataa